One segment of Bacteroides caecimuris DNA contains the following:
- the recQ gene encoding DNA helicase RecQ, translating into MARKINLTDELKKYFGFNKFKGNQEAIISNLLDGKDTFVLMPTGGGKSLCYQLPSLLMEGTAIVISPLIALMKNQVDAMRNFSEEDGIAHFINSSLNKGAIDQVRSDILAGKTKLLYVAPESLTKEENVEFLRSVKISFYAVDEAHCISEWGHDFRPEYRRIRPIINEIGKAPLIALTATATPKVQHDIQKNLGMVDAQVFKSSFNRPNLYYEVRAKTANIDRDIIKFIKNNPEKSGIIYCLSRKRVEELAEILQANGINARPYHAGMDSVARTKNQDDFLMEKVDVIVATIAFGMGIDKPDVRFVIHYDIPKSLEGYYQETGRAGRDGGEGQCITFYTNKDLQKLEKFMQGKPVAEQEIGKQLLLETAAYAESSVCRRKTLLHYFGEEYTEENCGNCDNCLNPKKQVEAQELLCTVIEAIIAVKENFKADYIIDILQGKETSEVQAHLHEDLEVFGSGMGEEDKTWNAVIRQALIAGYLSKDVEHYGLLKVTEAGHKFLKKPKSFKITEDNDFEEVEEEAPARGGGSCAVDPALYSMLKDLRKKLSKKLEVPPYVIFQDPSLEAMATIYPVTLDELQNIPGVGAGKAKRYGEEFCKLIKRHCEENEIERPEDLRVRTVANKSKMKVAIIQAIDRKVALDDIALSKGIEFGELLDEVEAIVYSGTKLNIDYFLEEIMDEDHMLDIYDYFKESTTDKIDDALDELGDDFTEEEVRLVRIKFISEMAN; encoded by the coding sequence ATGGCAAGGAAGATTAATTTAACAGATGAACTGAAGAAGTATTTCGGATTTAACAAGTTCAAGGGAAACCAGGAAGCGATCATTAGCAACTTGCTCGATGGTAAAGATACCTTTGTACTGATGCCTACCGGTGGCGGGAAATCTTTATGCTATCAGCTACCTTCGCTCTTGATGGAAGGTACGGCAATTGTAATTTCTCCGCTTATTGCGTTGATGAAGAATCAAGTGGATGCAATGCGCAATTTCAGTGAAGAAGATGGCATCGCCCATTTTATCAATTCTTCATTAAACAAAGGAGCGATAGACCAAGTGAGGTCGGACATCCTTGCCGGAAAGACAAAATTGCTATATGTGGCGCCGGAATCGCTGACGAAAGAAGAAAATGTAGAATTTTTGCGTTCGGTGAAGATTTCGTTCTACGCAGTAGACGAAGCTCACTGTATTTCTGAATGGGGACATGACTTCCGACCGGAATACCGTCGAATTCGCCCTATTATCAACGAAATAGGAAAGGCTCCGTTGATTGCGTTGACCGCAACAGCGACACCAAAGGTACAGCATGATATCCAGAAAAATCTGGGAATGGTAGATGCTCAGGTCTTCAAATCTTCGTTCAATCGTCCAAACCTATATTATGAGGTACGCGCGAAAACCGCCAATATCGACCGGGATATAATCAAGTTCATCAAGAACAATCCGGAAAAATCAGGTATTATCTATTGTCTGAGCCGGAAAAGAGTGGAAGAACTTGCCGAAATCCTTCAGGCGAACGGCATTAATGCGCGCCCGTATCATGCGGGGATGGATTCGGTAGCGAGAACCAAGAATCAGGATGACTTCCTGATGGAAAAGGTGGATGTCATTGTGGCTACTATCGCTTTCGGTATGGGAATAGACAAACCCGATGTACGGTTTGTGATTCACTATGATATTCCGAAGAGCTTGGAAGGATATTACCAGGAGACAGGACGCGCCGGCAGAGATGGAGGCGAAGGTCAGTGCATAACCTTTTATACAAACAAAGACTTGCAGAAACTTGAGAAGTTCATGCAAGGAAAACCTGTGGCAGAGCAGGAAATTGGCAAGCAGCTTCTGTTGGAAACCGCTGCTTATGCCGAATCTTCCGTATGCCGGCGCAAGACGTTGCTGCATTATTTCGGCGAAGAATACACGGAGGAGAATTGTGGAAATTGTGACAACTGTTTAAACCCTAAGAAACAAGTGGAGGCTCAAGAATTATTGTGTACCGTGATTGAAGCGATTATCGCGGTGAAAGAAAATTTTAAAGCAGATTATATAATAGACATACTACAAGGCAAAGAAACTTCGGAAGTACAGGCGCATTTGCATGAAGACCTTGAGGTTTTCGGTTCCGGTATGGGTGAAGAAGACAAAACATGGAATGCGGTGATTCGCCAGGCTTTGATAGCGGGTTACTTGAGCAAGGATGTGGAGCATTACGGACTCCTGAAAGTGACAGAGGCAGGACATAAGTTCCTGAAAAAGCCGAAATCATTCAAGATTACCGAGGATAATGACTTTGAAGAGGTAGAGGAAGAGGCACCGGCACGTGGCGGGGGCTCTTGTGCGGTAGACCCGGCTCTCTACTCAATGTTGAAAGACCTGCGGAAGAAACTCTCGAAGAAACTGGAAGTTCCGCCTTATGTAATATTCCAGGATCCGTCTTTGGAGGCAATGGCTACTATCTATCCGGTAACACTGGACGAACTGCAAAATATCCCCGGCGTAGGTGCCGGAAAAGCAAAACGCTATGGTGAGGAGTTCTGTAAACTGATTAAGCGCCATTGCGAAGAGAATGAAATAGAGCGTCCTGAGGATTTGCGTGTACGTACCGTTGCCAATAAGTCAAAGATGAAGGTGGCTATTATTCAAGCTATTGACCGCAAAGTGGCGTTGGACGATATCGCTCTTTCCAAAGGTATCGAATTTGGTGAACTCTTGGACGAGGTAGAAGCTATCGTCTATTCGGGAACCAAACTGAATATTGATTATTTCCTGGAAGAAATTATGGATGAAGATCACATGCTCGATATCTACGATTATTTCAAGGAATCTACCACAGATAAGATTGATGATGCGCTTGATGAATTAGGCGATGACTTCACTGAAGAGGAAGTTCGCTTGGTACGTATTAAGTTCATCTCTGAAATGGCTAATTAA
- the guaB gene encoding IMP dehydrogenase gives MSFIADKIVMDGLTYDDVLLIPAYSEVLPRTVDLSTKFSKNIELKIPFVTAAMDTVTEAKMAIAIAREGGIGVIHKNMSIEEQARQVAIVKRAENGMIYDPVTIKRGSTVQNALDIMAEYKIGGIPVVDDEGYLVGIVTNRDLRFERDMTKHIDLVMTPKEKLVTTNQSTDLESAAQILQKHKIEKLPIVGMDGKLIGLVTYKDITKAKDKPMACKDAKGRLRVAAGVGVTADTLDRMQALVDAGADAIVIDTAHGHSMFVIEKLREAKKRFPNIDIVVGNIATGAAAKALVEAGADAVKVGIGPGSICTTRVVAGVGVPQLSAVYDVAKALKGTGIPLIADGGLRYSGDVVKALAAGGYSVMIGSLVAGTEESPGDTIIFNGRKFKSYRGMGSLEAMENGSKDRYFQSGTADVKKLVPEGIAARVPYKGTLFEVVYQLSGGLRAGMGYCGAANIEKLHDAKFTRITNAGVMESHPHDVTITSESPNYSRPE, from the coding sequence ATGTCATTTATTGCTGATAAGATTGTAATGGATGGGTTGACTTACGACGATGTATTGTTGATCCCCGCTTATTCTGAAGTTTTACCGCGCACTGTCGACCTCTCGACAAAGTTTTCAAAAAACATTGAGTTAAAAATTCCTTTTGTGACGGCTGCCATGGATACGGTTACCGAAGCGAAAATGGCTATTGCCATTGCTCGTGAAGGCGGTATCGGTGTGATTCACAAAAATATGTCTATCGAAGAACAGGCAAGACAAGTCGCTATCGTGAAGCGTGCCGAAAATGGTATGATTTATGACCCTGTGACGATTAAAAGAGGTTCTACTGTTCAGAATGCATTGGACATCATGGCGGAATACAAAATCGGCGGTATCCCTGTGGTGGATGATGAAGGTTACTTGGTGGGTATTGTCACTAACAGAGATTTGCGTTTTGAAAGAGATATGACAAAACATATCGACCTTGTCATGACGCCGAAAGAAAAATTGGTGACTACAAACCAGTCTACCGACTTGGAATCTGCTGCTCAGATTCTTCAGAAACACAAGATTGAGAAACTTCCGATTGTGGGAATGGATGGAAAGTTGATTGGCCTTGTCACTTATAAGGATATTACAAAAGCTAAAGATAAACCGATGGCTTGTAAAGATGCCAAAGGCCGTTTGCGTGTAGCTGCCGGTGTAGGTGTGACTGCCGATACGCTGGACCGTATGCAGGCTTTGGTGGATGCGGGTGCGGATGCCATCGTTATTGATACGGCTCACGGTCACTCTATGTTTGTTATTGAGAAACTGAGAGAAGCGAAGAAACGTTTCCCGAATATTGATATTGTAGTGGGTAATATTGCTACCGGAGCAGCAGCAAAAGCTTTGGTAGAAGCAGGAGCGGATGCTGTGAAAGTAGGTATCGGTCCGGGTTCTATCTGTACTACTCGTGTAGTTGCCGGTGTAGGTGTTCCACAGTTGTCTGCTGTATATGATGTGGCGAAAGCGCTGAAAGGTACAGGCATTCCTTTGATTGCCGATGGCGGTTTGCGTTATTCGGGCGATGTGGTAAAAGCGTTGGCTGCCGGTGGATATAGTGTTATGATCGGATCATTGGTTGCCGGAACAGAGGAATCTCCGGGCGACACAATCATTTTCAATGGTCGTAAATTCAAATCCTATCGCGGTATGGGATCGTTGGAAGCGATGGAGAACGGTTCGAAAGACCGCTACTTCCAGAGTGGAACAGCTGATGTGAAGAAGCTCGTTCCGGAAGGAATCGCAGCGCGTGTACCTTATAAAGGCACACTCTTCGAAGTGGTTTATCAGTTGTCAGGTGGTCTGCGTGCAGGTATGGGATACTGCGGTGCTGCTAATATTGAGAAACTTCACGACGCTAAGTTTACCCGTATTACCAATGCAGGTGTAATGGAAAGCCATCCGCACGATGTGACGATTACCAGTGAATCGCCTAATTATAGCCGTCCGGAATAA
- a CDS encoding peptidylprolyl isomerase, producing MKRSLLFGCICFFAVLVFAQEDPVLMRVNGRDISRSEFEYSYRHNAVGEDGNLSPKEYAVLFARSVQMVEAAKAVGLDTTSAFRKQQEVARARLTESYLIDKPTLDSCARVLYQKMGLKARPGQVQVMQIFKYLPQTITSRHLEEQKTRMDSIYRAIQNQPGLEFSRLVEKYSDDKQSRWIESLQTTTEFEDVAFALSKGEISQPFFTPAGIHILKVTDRKDMPAYEEVADKLTERMRSREILDKATEKVVERLKKDWRYTPNQAGMEELLAIGKTGQTLFTIDGQSYTGNLFKRFAASHPQAVKRRLDAFIAKSLLDYESKNIDKRHPEIRYALQKSNGEYLIKEVTRQKVDLPAMNDRAGLATYFKFHSSDYRWDSPRYKGVVLHCADKKTAKQAKKMLKKLPENEWVDKLRQTFNASGTEKIQIEQGIFADGDNKYVDKLVFKKGGYEPVMSYPFTIVCGKKQKGPDDYREVIDCVRKDYRIYLDTYWTRELRESGKVEINQEVLKTVNNN from the coding sequence ATGAAAAGAAGTCTGTTGTTTGGGTGTATTTGTTTCTTCGCAGTTTTGGTCTTTGCTCAGGAAGATCCTGTGTTGATGCGTGTCAACGGGAGAGACATATCCCGTTCGGAGTTCGAATATTCCTATCGGCACAATGCGGTTGGCGAAGACGGTAATCTTTCTCCAAAGGAGTATGCGGTGCTTTTTGCTCGATCCGTGCAGATGGTCGAAGCGGCAAAAGCTGTCGGACTTGATACGACTTCCGCTTTTCGCAAGCAACAGGAAGTTGCGCGTGCCAGACTGACGGAATCTTATCTGATAGATAAACCGACGTTGGATAGTTGTGCTCGTGTCTTGTATCAGAAGATGGGACTAAAAGCACGTCCCGGACAAGTACAGGTCATGCAGATTTTTAAATACTTGCCGCAAACGATTACCTCCCGTCATCTGGAAGAGCAAAAGACCCGTATGGACTCTATCTACCGGGCTATACAAAATCAACCCGGACTGGAGTTCTCCCGTTTGGTGGAAAAATATTCGGATGACAAGCAGTCCCGTTGGATAGAAAGTTTGCAGACCACCACCGAATTTGAAGATGTAGCTTTCGCTCTGTCGAAAGGCGAAATATCCCAGCCGTTCTTTACTCCTGCGGGAATTCATATCCTGAAAGTGACAGACCGGAAAGATATGCCTGCCTATGAGGAAGTTGCCGATAAACTGACAGAACGTATGCGGAGCAGGGAGATATTGGATAAAGCTACCGAGAAAGTGGTGGAACGGTTGAAAAAAGACTGGCGATATACTCCGAACCAGGCAGGTATGGAAGAACTGTTAGCAATAGGAAAGACAGGACAAACATTGTTCACCATTGACGGACAGAGCTATACCGGAAATTTGTTTAAGCGGTTTGCCGCTTCTCATCCGCAGGCTGTCAAACGCCGGCTCGATGCTTTTATTGCCAAATCGTTATTGGATTATGAAAGCAAAAACATAGATAAAAGGCATCCCGAAATCCGTTATGCCCTACAGAAATCCAATGGGGAGTATCTCATAAAAGAGGTGACACGGCAGAAAGTAGATTTGCCCGCTATGAATGACCGTGCCGGGTTAGCTACTTATTTCAAGTTTCACTCATCCGATTATCGTTGGGATAGCCCGCGTTATAAAGGAGTGGTTCTTCATTGTGCAGACAAAAAGACCGCTAAACAGGCGAAAAAAATGCTGAAGAAACTGCCGGAAAATGAATGGGTGGATAAACTTCGGCAAACATTTAATGCATCCGGTACGGAAAAGATACAGATTGAACAAGGGATTTTTGCCGACGGAGATAATAAATATGTAGATAAACTGGTTTTCAAGAAGGGCGGATATGAACCCGTGATGTCTTATCCTTTTACCATTGTGTGTGGCAAAAAACAGAAGGGGCCGGATGATTATCGGGAAGTAATAGACTGCGTCCGGAAGGATTATCGAATCTATCTTGACACGTACTGGACACGGGAATTGAGGGAGTCCGGTAAGGTTGAAATAAACCAAGAGGTTTTAAAAACAGTTAATAATAACTGA
- a CDS encoding peptidylprolyl isomerase: MKKFVNFRFVVTLILAVFANVATYAQDNVVDEVVWVVGDEAILKSDVEEARMDALYNGRRFDGDPYCVIPEEIAVQKLFLHQAKLDSIEVSEAEIIQRVDMMTNMYIQQIGSKEKMEEYFNKTATQIRETLRDNARDGLTVQKMQQKLVGEIKVTPAEVRRYFKDLPLDSIPYIPTQVEVQIITLQPKIPIAEIEDVKKRLRGYTDRVTKGEIDFSTLARLYSEDKASAIKGGECGFMGRGMMDPSYANVAFSLQDPKKVSKIVESEFGYHIIQLIEKRGDRVNTRHILLRPKVSEKELTEACARLDSIADDIRASKFTFDEAAAVISQDKDTRNNHGIMVNINENSGVTTSKFQMQDLPQDVAKVVDRMNVGEISKAFTMINEKDGREVCAIVKLKAKINGHKATIAEDYQDLKEIVMDKRREEMLQKWILNKQKNTYVRINENWQKCDFKYPGWVKKD; this comes from the coding sequence ATGAAGAAGTTTGTGAACTTTAGATTTGTTGTTACCCTTATCCTGGCAGTGTTTGCTAATGTGGCAACTTATGCACAGGACAATGTGGTTGATGAAGTAGTTTGGGTAGTAGGTGACGAAGCTATTTTAAAATCAGATGTAGAAGAGGCACGTATGGATGCCCTGTATAACGGACGCAGATTCGACGGCGACCCTTATTGTGTAATTCCCGAAGAAATTGCCGTGCAGAAGCTGTTCTTGCACCAGGCAAAGTTGGATAGTATCGAAGTTTCCGAAGCGGAAATCATACAGCGTGTAGATATGATGACCAATATGTATATCCAGCAGATTGGTTCTAAAGAAAAAATGGAAGAGTATTTCAACAAAACCGCGACACAAATTCGTGAGACATTGCGTGACAATGCACGTGACGGACTGACGGTGCAGAAGATGCAGCAGAAACTGGTAGGGGAAATCAAAGTGACTCCGGCAGAAGTGCGCCGTTACTTCAAAGACCTTCCGCTGGACAGTATCCCCTATATCCCGACACAGGTGGAAGTGCAGATTATCACTCTGCAACCTAAAATACCTATTGCGGAAATTGAAGATGTGAAGAAAAGGCTGCGTGGCTATACGGATCGTGTGACAAAGGGAGAAATCGACTTCTCTACATTGGCGCGTCTCTATTCGGAAGATAAAGCGTCTGCCATCAAAGGTGGTGAGTGCGGATTCATGGGCCGTGGCATGATGGACCCGTCTTATGCGAATGTGGCATTCAGCTTGCAGGACCCGAAGAAGGTATCCAAGATTGTAGAGTCGGAATTTGGTTACCACATCATCCAGTTGATTGAAAAACGTGGCGACCGTGTCAATACCCGCCATATCCTGTTGCGTCCGAAAGTGTCAGAAAAAGAACTGACCGAAGCTTGTGCACGTCTCGATTCTATCGCAGATGATATCCGTGCCAGCAAATTCACGTTCGATGAAGCGGCTGCTGTTATCTCACAAGATAAGGATACCCGCAACAACCATGGTATCATGGTGAATATCAACGAGAATTCAGGTGTTACTACTTCCAAGTTCCAGATGCAGGACCTTCCGCAGGACGTAGCTAAGGTGGTAGACAGGATGAACGTAGGCGAGATTTCAAAAGCCTTTACAATGATAAACGAAAAGGACGGAAGAGAGGTATGTGCTATCGTGAAATTGAAAGCGAAAATCAACGGTCATAAGGCTACCATTGCAGAAGACTATCAGGACTTGAAGGAAATCGTGATGGATAAACGCCGTGAAGAGATGCTGCAGAAGTGGATTCTGAACAAGCAGAAGAATACGTATGTACGTATCAATGAAAACTGGCAGAAATGTGACTTCAAATACCCGGGTTGGGTGAAGAAGGATTGA
- a CDS encoding OstA-like protein, producing the protein MLRQNKKDKQQDRHRWLLIGFLCLFGVCLVAQNPGKPSDNKKQPENKKTKVYLLHADEGQADKLARPDVQVLIGNVQMRHDSMYMYCDSALIFEKTNSVEAFSNVRMEQGDTLFIYGDYLFYDGMAQIAQLRGNVKMINRNTTLLTDSLNYDRLYDLGYYFEGGTLMDEENVLTSDWGEYSPATKQSVFNHDVKLVNPKFVLTSDTLRYNTDNKIAVILGPSNIVSDNNHIYSERGFYNTMTEQAELLDRSVLTNQGKKLVGDSLFYDRINGYGEAFDNVKMMDTINKNMLTGDYCFYNELTDSAFATKRAVAIDYSQGDTLFMHGDTLQMVSYNLNTDSLFRLMKAYHKVRMYRTDVQGVCDSLVYNSKDSCMTMHVDPILWNDGQQLLGEQIKIYMNDSTIDWAHIINQALTVEMKDSIHYNQVSGKEMKAYFVDGDMRHIEVVGNVQTAFYPEEKDSTMTGFNCLEGSVLHLYMKDKKMEKGLFVGKSNGTMYPMDQIPADKLRLPTFAWFDYVRPLNKDDIFNWRSKRVGETLKPTTDRRPKTEKRNLINMK; encoded by the coding sequence ATGCTGAGACAAAATAAGAAAGATAAACAACAAGACAGGCATAGATGGCTTCTTATAGGCTTTCTATGCCTGTTTGGTGTATGTCTCGTGGCGCAAAACCCCGGGAAACCATCGGATAACAAGAAGCAGCCGGAGAATAAAAAAACGAAAGTTTATTTGCTCCACGCTGACGAAGGTCAGGCGGACAAGTTGGCACGTCCTGATGTGCAAGTGCTGATTGGCAACGTGCAGATGCGTCACGACAGTATGTATATGTACTGCGACAGTGCCTTGATTTTCGAGAAAACCAACTCTGTGGAAGCCTTCAGTAACGTGCGTATGGAGCAGGGCGACACCTTATTTATATACGGTGATTACCTTTTCTACGACGGAATGGCGCAGATTGCGCAACTCCGTGGAAACGTGAAGATGATAAACCGCAATACAACTTTGCTGACGGATAGTCTGAACTACGACCGTCTCTATGACCTCGGCTATTACTTTGAGGGAGGAACCCTGATGGACGAGGAGAACGTATTGACTTCCGACTGGGGGGAATACAGTCCTGCGACGAAGCAGTCAGTGTTCAACCACGATGTGAAACTCGTTAATCCCAAGTTTGTATTGACTTCTGATACTTTGAGGTATAATACGGACAACAAAATTGCCGTTATCCTCGGTCCTTCAAACATTGTAAGCGATAATAACCACATCTATTCCGAACGTGGATTCTATAACACAATGACCGAACAAGCCGAACTGTTAGACCGTTCGGTACTGACCAACCAGGGGAAAAAACTGGTAGGTGACAGCTTGTTTTATGACCGTATCAACGGCTATGGCGAAGCGTTCGACAATGTGAAGATGATGGACACTATCAATAAGAATATGCTGACGGGCGATTACTGTTTCTATAACGAATTGACGGATTCCGCCTTTGCCACCAAACGGGCGGTTGCCATTGATTATTCGCAGGGAGACACTCTCTTTATGCATGGAGATACCTTGCAGATGGTATCCTACAATCTGAATACCGACTCTTTGTTCCGCCTGATGAAGGCTTACCATAAAGTACGTATGTACCGCACTGATGTGCAGGGCGTATGCGACTCGCTGGTTTATAACTCGAAAGACTCCTGTATGACCATGCACGTCGACCCTATTCTTTGGAATGACGGCCAGCAGCTATTGGGCGAGCAGATTAAGATTTATATGAACGACAGCACCATCGACTGGGCACATATCATCAACCAAGCGCTCACGGTGGAAATGAAAGATTCCATTCATTACAACCAAGTGTCCGGCAAGGAGATGAAAGCCTATTTCGTAGATGGCGATATGCGGCATATCGAGGTGGTGGGCAATGTCCAGACCGCTTTCTATCCGGAAGAGAAGGACAGTACGATGACCGGATTCAATTGTCTGGAAGGCAGTGTGCTCCATCTTTACATGAAAGACAAGAAGATGGAAAAGGGACTGTTTGTCGGCAAGTCCAACGGAACGATGTATCCGATGGATCAGATACCAGCCGACAAACTGCGTCTTCCTACCTTTGCGTGGTTCGACTATGTCCGTCCACTCAATAAAGACGATATTTTCAACTGGCGGAGCAAGCGGGTAGGGGAAACCCTGAAACCCACCACCGACCGGCGACCGAAAACAGAAAAGCGAAACTTAATTAATATGAAGTAG
- the mutL gene encoding DNA mismatch repair endonuclease MutL, producing the protein MSDIIHLLPDSVANQIAAGEVIQRPASVIKELVENAIDADARNIHVLVTDAGKTSIQVIDDGKGMSETDARLSFERHATSKIREAADLFALRTMGFRGEALASIAAVAQVELKTRPESEELGTKLVIAGSTVESQEAVSCSKGSNFSVKNLFFNVPARRKFLKANSTELSNILAEFECIALVHPEVAFSLYSNDSELFNLPVSPLRQRIMAIFGKKLNQQLLNIDVNTTMVKVSGYVAKPETARKKGSHQYFFVNGRYMRHPYFHKAVMEAYEQLIPAGEQISYFIYFEVDPANIDVNIHPTKTEIKFENEQAIWQILSASVKESLGKFSAIPSIDFDTEDMPDIPAFEQKTTSEPPKVHYNSDYNPFKVSAGGSAGGGSYSRSKVEWEDLYGGLTKASKMNNPMPEPEMEWEDSAVSEGTPVMEEKVEMVTSMASPTLYASEPVIEKGNQHLQFKGRFILTSVKSGLMLIDQHRAHIRVLFDRYMIQIQQKQGVSQGVLFPEILQLPASEATVLQSIMEDLSAVGFDLSNLGGGSYAINGIPSGIEGLNPVELLRNMLHTAMEKGNDVKEEIQNILALTLARAAAIVYGQVLGNEEMVSLVDNLFACPSPNYTPDGKTVLTTIREEDIERLFK; encoded by the coding sequence ATGAGCGATATTATTCATTTGTTACCTGATTCGGTAGCCAACCAGATTGCTGCCGGCGAAGTGATACAACGTCCGGCATCTGTTATCAAGGAGCTGGTGGAGAATGCGATTGATGCAGATGCGCGGAATATACATGTATTGGTGACTGATGCGGGTAAGACCAGCATCCAGGTCATCGACGACGGAAAGGGAATGTCCGAAACGGATGCCCGTCTTTCCTTCGAGCGCCATGCTACTTCCAAGATACGTGAGGCTGCCGATTTGTTTGCTTTGCGCACGATGGGCTTTCGCGGAGAAGCCTTGGCTTCCATTGCCGCAGTGGCTCAGGTGGAACTGAAGACACGCCCGGAATCGGAAGAATTGGGTACGAAACTGGTGATAGCAGGCTCTACGGTAGAGAGCCAGGAAGCTGTTTCCTGCTCTAAGGGAAGCAATTTCTCCGTGAAGAACTTATTCTTCAACGTGCCTGCCCGCCGTAAGTTCCTGAAAGCGAATTCGACCGAACTGAGTAATATCCTTGCTGAGTTTGAATGTATCGCCCTTGTCCATCCGGAAGTCGCTTTCTCGCTCTATAGCAATGATTCCGAGCTTTTCAATCTCCCGGTATCCCCATTGCGCCAGCGCATTATGGCTATTTTCGGTAAAAAGCTCAATCAGCAGTTGCTCAATATAGATGTGAATACCACTATGGTGAAAGTCTCCGGATATGTAGCCAAACCGGAAACGGCTCGTAAGAAAGGCTCCCATCAGTATTTCTTCGTCAACGGACGTTATATGCGCCATCCTTATTTCCATAAGGCAGTGATGGAAGCCTATGAGCAGTTGATTCCTGCCGGTGAGCAGATTTCCTACTTTATCTATTTTGAAGTAGATCCGGCTAACATTGATGTCAATATCCACCCGACTAAGACTGAGATCAAGTTTGAGAATGAACAAGCCATCTGGCAGATACTCTCAGCCTCGGTAAAAGAGTCACTGGGGAAGTTCAGCGCTATTCCTTCCATTGATTTTGATACGGAAGATATGCCCGATATTCCGGCATTTGAACAGAAGACAACTTCCGAGCCGCCCAAGGTGCATTATAATTCGGATTATAATCCGTTCAAAGTGTCTGCCGGAGGTAGTGCAGGCGGTGGTTCGTACAGCCGTTCAAAAGTGGAATGGGAAGACTTGTATGGCGGCCTGACGAAAGCCAGCAAGATGAATAACCCGATGCCGGAGCCTGAGATGGAGTGGGAGGATTCTGCCGTCAGTGAAGGAACGCCGGTTATGGAAGAAAAGGTGGAGATGGTGACCTCTATGGCTTCTCCCACTTTATACGCCAGCGAGCCTGTGATAGAAAAAGGAAACCAGCATTTGCAGTTCAAAGGACGTTTTATTCTGACTTCCGTAAAATCCGGTTTGATGCTTATTGACCAGCACAGGGCACATATTCGGGTGCTTTTCGACCGGTATATGATTCAGATTCAGCAGAAACAAGGCGTGTCGCAAGGCGTTCTTTTCCCCGAAATCTTGCAATTGCCGGCCTCGGAAGCGACTGTGTTGCAAAGCATTATGGAGGATTTATCCGCAGTAGGTTTCGACTTGAGCAATTTGGGTGGCGGAAGTTATGCTATCAATGGTATTCCGTCCGGTATCGAAGGGCTGAATCCGGTCGAATTGTTGCGTAATATGCTACATACGGCGATGGAAAAAGGGAACGATGTCAAGGAGGAAATACAGAATATATTGGCCTTAACGTTGGCGCGTGCGGCGGCAATCGTCTACGGGCAGGTGTTGGGCAACGAAGAGATGGTCAGTCTTGTAGATAATCTTTTTGCCTGTCCCTCACCGAATTATACTCCGGATGGGAAGACCGTTCTGACGACAATCAGGGAAGAAGATATCGAACGTTTATTCAAATAA